The following nucleotide sequence is from Gloeocapsa sp. PCC 7428.
TCGCGCTGCTTGAGCGGAGATGTTGGCACAAATGAGTTCTTTGAAGTTGCCTTCTGGACGCAAACCTACTAGAAAGCCGGAACCAAGAAATTCGATACTCTGCACTTCAGCGGCGATCGCATTTGCTACCAAGTGCTGATTTGCTGTGTTGAGCACTTGCACATCTTCTGGACGAATCGCAATACTCACCGACTGATCGGGTGCAGCAACGTTTTGTGGTGCCTCCAGAATAATGTTTCCGCAGCGCACTTGAGTTTCTGATACTACAACTCCTGATAAAAAATTCATCACGCCAATAAAATTAGCGACAAATGGCGTATGTGGTTGCTGATATATAGCACGGGGCGTTCCTACTTGGGCAATGTAGCCTTTATCCATCACGACAATTCGATCTGCCATTGCCAAAGCTTCGGCTTGATCGTGAGTTACCATCACTGTTGTGATTCCTAGACGCTTTTGTAGTTGCGCGATTTCTGTTCTTAGCCTAACTCTAACTTGAGCATCCAGCGCCGAAAGTGGTTCGTCGAGTAACAGAAGTCCAGGTGATAGTGCTAAGGCTCGCGCTAAAGCAACTCGTTGTTGTTGTCCGCCCGACATTTGCGCAGGGTATTTGTTTTCCATCCCGTTTAGCCCGACGGTATCAAGTAACTCCTCAACTCGGGTTTTAATTTCTCGCTGAGATTTCTTAGCATTTTGCAAGCCATAGGCAATATTTTGGGCGGCAGTGAGATTAGGAAATAGTGCATATGATTGAAAGACAATGCCAAAGTCTCGCTTCGATGCGGGAAGCCGCGAAACATCCTTTCCGCCTTGGATGACGCGCCCACTGGTTTGAGTTTCTAACCCACAGATAATGCGTAGTAATGTTGTTTTACCACAACCACTCGGACCTAGTAAGCAAATAAATTCACCTGGATAGACGTCTAAGTAGATGTCGCGGAGAGCAACAAAGTTACCAAAAGATTTTTGAATGTTTTCGATTTGGAGATAAGGTTGTGCAATTTCCCTGGCTAAAGTAGGTTCATAAGATGTTGATTGCTGTTTGAGGCGTTGCTGTCGGGTTGTTGGCTGTTCGGGAAAGTTCATTTGTCTGCTCCTAATTACGAAGTCTTCGGTTCTGACTTAGAGTCGTAGCGTCTAGTCCACTCCTGAAGAATTCGATCCCGATGGGTAGCTGCCCAATTGAAATCATTATTAATCAGTTGTTTTAGTGGTTCCTGTGGATAACCTTGAGGAATTGGTACATCGGTTTTTACCGCAGTCACCGCAAAGCTTTTGGCATACTCTTGAGAAATTGCTGGAGTAATTGCCCAATCTAAGAATGTCTTTGCAGCTGGGTTAATTTGTGGTTTTTTGACGAGCGCGTTCGCTTCGATATCCCATCCTGAACCTTCTTGCGGAAATACAGCTTCAATCGGTTCGCCGTCGTTCTTTTGCGTTACTGCGCGGTAGTCGAAGGAAATACCAATTGGGTATTCGCCTGCTCCAGCTGCTTTGCAGGGACGAGAGCCAGAGTGCATATACTGAGCAACGTTTTGATGCAGAGCATCGAGATACTGCCAGCCTTTTTCTTCACCCATCATTTGCAAAATTGCGGAAACTGACAAAAAACCCGTACCAGAGGAAGCCGGATTGGACATCACGATTAAGTTTTTATAGGCTGGATTTGTCAAGTCAGCCCAAGATTGCGGAATTGGTAGATTTCGTTTCTCCATCTCTACCGTATTGACGCAAAAAGCAGACATCCACGCATCAATGCCAACCCAATGTGGCGGATTGCGCTCATCCCGAAACTGCGATCGCACTCTTTCTAATCCTGTGGGAGCATAAGGTTCTAACATCCCTTGGCTATCCGCCACAAGTAAACTTGAAACAGCTAAGCCCCATACAACATCGGCGCGAGGATTGTCTTTTTCTGCCAGTAATTTCGCGGTGACAATTCCAGTTGAGTCCCGCACTGTGTTGACTTTGATATCAGGATGCTCTTGTTGAAATAGCGTCAGATAATTTTGAATTTGATCGTCTTCTAAAGCCGTGTAAACAGTAATTGCTGTTGAAGAATCTGCAACTGTACTTGCTGAATTAGATTCGTTAGCACGCCTAACAACACAGGCTGAAATAACGAGTGTAAGCATTAAGGCGATCGCGGATCTCAAACTAAACTTTAACCACTTTCTCCGGCTGAACATGCCTCACCTTCCAAGATGCAAACGAGATGTATAGACATCTAGATTAGAGGCTAAAGCAAAAGCTATACGACTGGCGTTAATGTTGGGTTAAATCTGATTAATCCTTGGTTTAATCTTGATTAATAGATTTATGCGACGCGATTCCCTCGACAGATCACCGCAGTCAGTTGCGGCACACTGCGATCGCGTACAGCGATCAAGTCAGCACGTTTACCTATTGCCAAACTACCGCGATCGTGCTCTAGATGAATAGCTTGTGCAGGATTGCTAGTTGCTAATCGCATCACTTTGTAGATCGGCTGATTTAGGTAGCGAGAGATGAGAAAAATTGCATGGAGAAGACTTTGTGGTGCATAGTCAGAAGAAATAATATCGACTAAACCTTGCTCAACGAGTTGTTTTGCAGCGACATTACCCGATTGCGATCCTTCCAAAACTAAATTAGGTGCGCCCACCAAGACTTGTAAACCGGAAGATTTAGCCGCTTTTGCTGCTACTAGTGTTGTCGGAAATTCGGCGATCGCTACTTTATCTTGCACTGCTTGTTGGATGTGCGAAACAGTCGTATCGTCGTGACTAGCAAGAGTAATACCTTTAAGTTGAGCTAGTTGGGCTATGGCTGTACGGTTTACAGATGCGTGGTGATGGTGTTCTTGTTGCCAAATTTGAGTCAATGTGCTTATGCGATCAGCAGCTACTCCGTATTTGCCGACATAATATTTCTCGAACTTATCTGTGCGCACAAATTGGCGATCGCCAGGAGCATGATCCATTAGCGAGATGAGAGATAGTAAAGGACAATCAGCATATTGAGCCGCAACATAATAAGCTTGGTCATAGCTGAGTTCGCAACGCAGGTGCAGCCGATGTTCTGCGACAAAGTCCCCTGCAACTTGTCCGTGGCAAATTGCATCAATCATTGCAGCAAAGTGAGTCAAGCGCAGGCTATAAGAATTGACACTACCAACAGCGATCGCATCGCAAACTGTCGTAATTCCAGCACTGATCGTCGCGCGATCGTGATAGGCTGCGGCAGCTTCTACAGACCAACGAACACCAGGACGAGGAGATACGCAACACTCTAAATTGTCTGTGTGCAACTCAATTAACCCTGGTAACAAATAATCTCCACCACCATTTTGCCCAATTGCGACAACTCCTGGTTGAATGTCAGCGATTAACCGATCCCGCACTACCAAAGTGCCAAGAATTTCCTGTTCTGGCAGTTGTAACCGATAGTTGGTGTAAATCTGCTCGTTCACACAGCTATTAATGTCCTGATATTTCAGAATACAAAAATATTCCGCGCCGTAGGTTAAATTCCGGTTACCCTACTCATCAATGTTAATTTTGCATAACCTAGTTGCTAAATTTAACCACCTTAGTTACTATATGTGCTTGTATAGACATCTAGATAAATAGATAGCGTTGTCACTGCTACAGCAAAAACAATGGCAAAGATTCAACTAGTCGTACTTGACATGGCAGGAACGACGATTAAAGACCAACAAGAGGTACAATCTTGCTTTTTTCAGGCAGCCCAAAGCACAGGTTTACAAGCAGATGCCGAGCGAATTAACTTCATGATGGGATGGTCAAAGAAACTCGTGTTTCAAACTTTATGGCACGAGCAGATTGGCAAAGAGCATCCAGACTATGAGGCTAAAGTGACCGATTCATTCTCTAAATTTAAAACTATCCTCGAAGACCACTATAAAACTCAGCCTGTTGAACCGACAGAGGGTTGTTTAGAACTCTTTGACTGGCTCAAAGCGCAGAATATTAAAATTGCCCTAAATACTGGATTTTATCGTGAAGTGACAGACATCATTTTACAGCGATTAGGTTGGAACCAAGGATTAGATAGCGAATATGTAGGTTCAGCAACATCAACAATTCAAGCTTCTGTTACACCTTCAGAAATCTATAACCATGAAGGTCGTCCAGCGCCGTTCATGATTCAAAAAGCTATGTACAAACTAGGCTTTACCGATCCCAAAACTGTAGTTACTATCGGTGATACACCTTCTGATATTGCTGCTGGTATCAATGCTGGCTGTCTTTTTTCTTTTGGAGTTACGAATGGTACGCATACTAAAGAGCAATTAGCTCAATATCCCAATGATGGATTATTCAATTCGTTGTCGGAATTTCAAAACAAAATCGCTAGTTTAACTTGAATACCTCTTTAATTATGAGTTCATCAAAACAAGCAGATGTAGCAATTGTCGGTGCTGGTATTGTCGGTTTAGCCCATGCTTTAGCTGCTGCTAAGCGGGGTCGAAAAGTTGTCGTGTTTGAGCGAAATTCGCTCGTTGTTGGAGCGTCAATTCGCAATTTTGGTATGGTTTGGCCAATTGGTCAGCCTGCGGGTGTTTTATATGACCGCGCTATGAAGTCAAGATCTATTTGGGTAGAGATTGCACAGCTTGCAGATTTTTACGCGGAGCAATGTGGTTCCTTACACTTAGCTTATCGTCAGGATGAGATGGATGTTCTGCAAGAGTTTGTTGATACTGCTCAAGAAGCGCAGCGTGTAGAGTTACTCAGTCCCGCCCAAGTAGCACAGAAAAGCCCAGCAGTAGTGATAGAGGGATTGTTGGGAGCACTTTGGAGTCCTACAGAAATGACCGTCGATCCGCGCGAGGCAATTCGGAAATTACCCAGCTTTTTAGCCAATGCCTACGGTGTCGAGTTCCACTTTGGGAACGTGGTGACAGAAATCGCTTATCCGCAGCTAGTTGCTGGTGGAGAACACTGGATTGCAGAACAGATTTTTGTATGCAGTGGTGCTGATTTTGAGACTTTGTATCCTGCAACTTATGCAGCTAGTGGTTTGACGAAAGTGAAATTACAAATGATGCGAACGGTTCCTCAACCGAATAACTGGAGGATTGGTT
It contains:
- a CDS encoding putative 2-aminoethylphosphonate ABC transporter ATP-binding protein; its protein translation is MNFPEQPTTRQQRLKQQSTSYEPTLAREIAQPYLQIENIQKSFGNFVALRDIYLDVYPGEFICLLGPSGCGKTTLLRIICGLETQTSGRVIQGGKDVSRLPASKRDFGIVFQSYALFPNLTAAQNIAYGLQNAKKSQREIKTRVEELLDTVGLNGMENKYPAQMSGGQQQRVALARALALSPGLLLLDEPLSALDAQVRVRLRTEIAQLQKRLGITTVMVTHDQAEALAMADRIVVMDKGYIAQVGTPRAIYQQPHTPFVANFIGVMNFLSGVVVSETQVRCGNIILEAPQNVAAPDQSVSIAIRPEDVQVLNTANQHLVANAIAAEVQSIEFLGSGFLVGLRPEGNFKELICANISAQAARQLDLTEGSAFQIQLPPESIRVFTTNSDGQGSASPL
- a CDS encoding putative 2-aminoethylphosphonate ABC transporter substrate-binding protein → MFSRRKWLKFSLRSAIALMLTLVISACVVRRANESNSASTVADSSTAITVYTALEDDQIQNYLTLFQQEHPDIKVNTVRDSTGIVTAKLLAEKDNPRADVVWGLAVSSLLVADSQGMLEPYAPTGLERVRSQFRDERNPPHWVGIDAWMSAFCVNTVEMEKRNLPIPQSWADLTNPAYKNLIVMSNPASSGTGFLSVSAILQMMGEEKGWQYLDALHQNVAQYMHSGSRPCKAAGAGEYPIGISFDYRAVTQKNDGEPIEAVFPQEGSGWDIEANALVKKPQINPAAKTFLDWAITPAISQEYAKSFAVTAVKTDVPIPQGYPQEPLKQLINNDFNWAATHRDRILQEWTRRYDSKSEPKTS
- a CDS encoding alpha-D-ribose 1-methylphosphonate 5-triphosphate diphosphatase; the protein is MNEQIYTNYRLQLPEQEILGTLVVRDRLIADIQPGVVAIGQNGGGDYLLPGLIELHTDNLECCVSPRPGVRWSVEAAAAYHDRATISAGITTVCDAIAVGSVNSYSLRLTHFAAMIDAICHGQVAGDFVAEHRLHLRCELSYDQAYYVAAQYADCPLLSLISLMDHAPGDRQFVRTDKFEKYYVGKYGVAADRISTLTQIWQQEHHHHASVNRTAIAQLAQLKGITLASHDDTTVSHIQQAVQDKVAIAEFPTTLVAAKAAKSSGLQVLVGAPNLVLEGSQSGNVAAKQLVEQGLVDIISSDYAPQSLLHAIFLISRYLNQPIYKVMRLATSNPAQAIHLEHDRGSLAIGKRADLIAVRDRSVPQLTAVICRGNRVA
- a CDS encoding HAD hydrolase-like protein, which codes for MAKIQLVVLDMAGTTIKDQQEVQSCFFQAAQSTGLQADAERINFMMGWSKKLVFQTLWHEQIGKEHPDYEAKVTDSFSKFKTILEDHYKTQPVEPTEGCLELFDWLKAQNIKIALNTGFYREVTDIILQRLGWNQGLDSEYVGSATSTIQASVTPSEIYNHEGRPAPFMIQKAMYKLGFTDPKTVVTIGDTPSDIAAGINAGCLFSFGVTNGTHTKEQLAQYPNDGLFNSLSEFQNKIASLT
- a CDS encoding TIGR03364 family FAD-dependent oxidoreductase, whose product is MSSSKQADVAIVGAGIVGLAHALAAAKRGRKVVVFERNSLVVGASIRNFGMVWPIGQPAGVLYDRAMKSRSIWVEIAQLADFYAEQCGSLHLAYRQDEMDVLQEFVDTAQEAQRVELLSPAQVAQKSPAVVIEGLLGALWSPTEMTVDPREAIRKLPSFLANAYGVEFHFGNVVTEIAYPQLVAGGEHWIAEQIFVCSGADFETLYPATYAASGLTKVKLQMMRTVPQPNNWRIGSSLAAGLTLTHYAAFAHCQSLAALKERIARETSHFPQWGIHVMMSQNALGEIIIGDSHEYGLNPEPFDQEIVNEYILSYLQMFAKVPELAIAEKWHGIYAKLPGETEFVAQPEPGVTIINALSGAGMTLSFGFAEELMSQLDSASHHEASAAVAY